AGGGTCCTGGAAGCCAGCACAGGTtggggaggggctgcagctgcAGCTGAGGCTCTGTGTCCCCCCAGGGTCCCTGCAGGAGAAGCCAGGGTACGAGCTCAGATTGAAGGAATCGGTGACAGTACAGGAGGGTCTGTGTGTCCACGTGCCCTGCTCCTTCTCCTACCCCTGGAATCCGCAGTATTCCTCTGGTGTACTCCACATCTACTGGTACCGGAGTGGGGACAGCATAACATACGATTATCCTGTGGCCTCAAACAACCCATATAAACCAGTGAGGGCTGAGACTGCCAACCGATTCCGCCTCCTCAGGGCCAACAGCTGTTCCTTGAGCATCAGTAATGCCAGGAGGAGCGACACAGGAAGCTACTTCTTCCGAGTGGAGAGAGGATATTATGTGAAATATACTTACAAAGATAAGAAGCTGCATTTGCAGGTGACAGGTATGGCGGGGCCCAGAAGAGGACCTGGGACATGGGACCCCTGTCTTAGGACAGGAACAGGACACTGGAACGCTCCCTCTCAGGGCCTAGGGGGTGTTGTTGTGGGAAGAGACACAGGACCTGGGGTGAGCTCAGGCCCCGAGGCATGGGTCCCTCTCAGGGTCACACTCTGGGTCCCCACACCCTGGGGCCCAGGCACCGCCCTTCTCCTCCTCAGCCCTCACAGAGGAACCCCACATCCATGTTCCGGAGCCTCTGGAGTCTGGCCGCCCCACACGTCTGACCTGCAACCTGCCAGGGTCCTGCGAAGGAGGAAGACCTCTGACCTTCTCCTGGGTGGGGGCCGCTCTTGACTCACTGGGCCCCCGGGCCCTTCGCTCCTCGGTGCTAAACCTCACCCTGAGGCCCCGGGACCACGGCACCAACCTCACCTGTCAGGTGAAACAGGAAGGATATACGGTGGAGAGAACCATCCTGCTCAATGTGTCCTGTGAGTTTGGAGGGGTGGCTGGGTCCCTGTGGGTAGTAGGGGCCAGAGGAAGTCCAGTCCTGGGGTGCCTTCCCCAGGGGAAATTGGGGAAGTGCAGCCCCCTCCCTTCTGCTTGAGGAAAATGCTCCCCGGGCCTCATCACGTCTTCTATTCCCAGATGCTCCACAGTTGACCGTCAGATTTTCCAAAGGAAACTCCACAGGTAGGGAAGAGCCTCTCTTTTCTGGGGCTGTCAGGGCAGCGGGGTCTCTGCCAGATCAGGGGTCGGGGAgaccctccttcttccctcctcagcCCCCCTGGATCTCGGTCTGCCCCCATCTCCTTCTCACCAACATCTCACATTGATGGACCCAGTAATGCCTTTGGCTGCTCCTGTTCTTTTCTCTAGGATTTAAGTTTATCTTTCATTGTGGTAAAGCACACATAACGTACAATTTGCTGTCTTCACCAGTTTCCAGGGGACAGCTCAGCAGGGTTGACACATTTACAGGCTGTGAAACCACGTGCAGAGAGCTTTCCATCATGCACACCGGAAGTTCCCTCCCCATCAGACACTagctcccctcaccctccccacgcccgcagcccctggcaaccactgccCACTTTCTGCCTCTGTAACGCTGACAGCGCCAggttctgcttccttctcttgaATTCCCATCTGCCCTCACATCCTCTGATACGCGCCTTCCTTCATCTCCGCCCTGATCATCCC
The DNA window shown above is from Rhinolophus ferrumequinum isolate MPI-CBG mRhiFer1 chromosome 15, mRhiFer1_v1.p, whole genome shotgun sequence and carries:
- the LOC117035640 gene encoding sialic acid-binding Ig-like lectin 14, which translates into the protein MVPLVLLPLLWGGSLQEKPGYELRLKESVTVQEGLCVHVPCSFSYPWNPQYSSGVLHIYWYRSGDSITYDYPVASNNPYKPVRAETANRFRLLRANSCSLSISNARRSDTGSYFFRVERGYYVKYTYKDKKLHLQVTALTEEPHIHVPEPLESGRPTRLTCNLPGSCEGGRPLTFSWVGAALDSLGPRALRSSVLNLTLRPRDHGTNLTCQVKQEGYTVERTILLNVSYAPQLTVRFSKGNSTALKTLSNHMSLSVLEGQFLLLVCEADSNPPATLSWSQEGKALSPSQRSAPGVLELPHVGAADGGVFTCQAQHPLGSQNVSFSLSVQSDPRSYKCVAEEQQGSWPLVLTLIRGALMGASFLLTYGLTWIYYTRYGGPQRTRPRS